A genomic window from Silene latifolia isolate original U9 population chromosome Y, ASM4854445v1, whole genome shotgun sequence includes:
- the LOC141630748 gene encoding uncharacterized protein LOC141630748, with protein MATTINRLESRDSNVLLSQTVVNSKNVSAVSLRNGRQLVEAEKPKAKSKSAMLHEEEEIVIEKDDSTTPEPVIETSVTVESTLEADVLFPNALKSTRRIENDKDIYETFCKCEVNIPLLDLLKSVHRYAKFLKELYTVKTQQRPKGAQKVKVSEHVSAMFQRKWPPKYGDPGMFTIPCTLGDTRIERAILDLGASINVIPYSFYKSMKLGSLVETGVVI; from the coding sequence ATGGCGACCACTATTAATCGGTTGGAGTCTAGAGATTCTAATGTATTACTCTCTCAAACGGTAGTAAATTCAAAGAATGTAAGTGCGGTGTCACTTAGAAACGGAAGGCAATTGGTTGAAGCTGAGAAACCAAAAGCAAAGTCCAAGAGTGCTATGTTACACGAAGAAGAGGAGATTGTGATTGAGAAAGATGATAGTACAACTCCAGAGCCTGTGATAGAAACTTCGGTTACTGTTGAATCGACACTGGAGGCGGATGTTCTATTTCCAAATGCTCTGAAGTCCACAAGACGGATTGAGAATGACAAGGATATTTATGAGACATTCTGTAAGTGTGAGGTAAACATTCCTCTTCTTGATCTTCTGAAAAGTGTACATAGGTATGCTAAATTTTTGAAGGAGTTGTATACTGTTAAAACACAACAAAGACCAAAAGGTGCCCAAAAAGTCAAGGTTAGTGAACATGTTAGCGCCATGTTTCAACGAAAATGGCCACCAAAATACGGTGATCCTGGCATGTTCACTATTCCGTGCACTTTAGGTGACACTAGAATTGAGAGAGCCATACTAGATTTAGGTGCATCCATCAATGTGATCCCATATTCCTTTTATAAGTCTATGAAACTGGGTTCTTTGGTAGAGACTGGGGTCGTTATATAG